A portion of the Paenibacillus hamazuiensis genome contains these proteins:
- a CDS encoding PadR family transcriptional regulator: MKNEMIKGYIDAIILSVLQDKDAYGYEITKVVNQSSDGAFELKEGTLYPALKRLEASGMIEGYWDERPSGPRRRYYRITPAGKGKLKESKETWLKNAKVIHTFLGGLSYGGGRDLPEPNS, encoded by the coding sequence GTGAAAAATGAGATGATCAAAGGCTACATCGACGCCATCATCCTCTCGGTTCTTCAGGACAAGGATGCCTACGGCTATGAGATTACCAAAGTCGTAAACCAGTCTTCGGACGGTGCCTTCGAACTCAAGGAAGGAACGCTCTACCCTGCGTTGAAACGGCTGGAGGCGAGCGGAATGATTGAAGGCTATTGGGACGAACGTCCGTCCGGCCCGAGACGAAGATACTACCGGATTACGCCGGCAGGCAAGGGGAAGCTGAAGGAAAGCAAGGAAACCTGGCTGAAGAATGCGAAAGTCATCCATACCTTTTTGGGAGGTTTGAGCTATGGGGGCGGTCGAGACCTACCTGAACCGAATTCTTAA
- a CDS encoding permease prefix domain 1-containing protein: MGAVETYLNRILKYSCLTRREQTDWKEEMRSHIECSIEELVSKGKEYTEAERLTLRSFGDPRMLRNHLTRETYGLSAGHIFFLALSLFLIFCCSYIPSILVGHGSPLSPSLPMTGFIGTLLLLKTRKRMDRIGLGAAVIPFGLIYLLYKLHIPWAEEMHLTITWVNSSSFDRAAFHVFMTLLFLLGLGIFLLTRNVWISSMPLILMTVYAVLPLIKRFTHFLYFQVVGAEDWERYNLYIVFAYLESIAIRLFVLACFVVIARFLLQMNFTSRIRAHG; encoded by the coding sequence ATGGGGGCGGTCGAGACCTACCTGAACCGAATTCTTAAATATTCCTGTCTGACCCGCAGGGAGCAGACCGACTGGAAGGAAGAAATGCGCTCGCATATCGAATGCTCTATCGAGGAGCTTGTCTCTAAAGGCAAGGAATATACCGAAGCGGAACGCCTCACGCTCCGGAGCTTCGGCGATCCCCGCATGCTGCGAAATCATTTGACCCGGGAAACGTATGGCCTGAGTGCAGGACACATTTTTTTCTTAGCGCTCAGTCTGTTCCTGATTTTTTGCTGCAGCTATATTCCCTCCATCCTGGTGGGCCACGGCTCGCCGCTTTCCCCTTCTCTGCCCATGACCGGGTTTATCGGAACACTGCTTCTGCTGAAGACCAGGAAACGCATGGACCGCATCGGCTTGGGGGCAGCCGTGATCCCGTTTGGCCTCATCTATTTGCTCTACAAACTGCATATCCCCTGGGCGGAAGAAATGCATTTGACGATCACCTGGGTGAACTCTTCATCATTTGACAGAGCTGCCTTTCATGTTTTCATGACATTGCTCTTCCTGCTGGGACTCGGAATCTTCCTGCTGACCCGGAACGTCTGGATTTCGTCTATGCCTCTGATCCTCATGACGGTATATGCCGTACTTCCACTGATCAAACGGTTCACGCATTTTCTCTATTTTCAAGTAGTCGGCGCGGAGGATTGGGAGAGATACAATCTTTATATTGTTTTCGCTTATCTCGAATCCATTGCCATCCGTCTGTTTGTACTTGCCTGCTTTGTCGTCATCGCCCGCTTCCTGCTGCAGATGAACTTCACTAGCAGGATCAGAGCACATGGATAG